One genomic segment of Eikenella corrodens includes these proteins:
- a CDS encoding DNA circularization protein, translated as MSWQDTLLDASYKGVAFEATGDTLRGVHALAEHSYPFVDGSDIEDTGCEALEFNLTAVLYGDDYEARLQRLLKVLREHGSGELVHPIYGSVPDTVVADFEVRHSEDSPDYAEINISFKQSVAAAPFFGRELALALADEADWVADLAAFQGFAVLEKALGKIRTQQHRWNNFHAAVLNVVGRLYGQVNGVFSGSLNLLNSPRVLLTELKGVFGALAGMHRTAESSLSGWRDLAGGTKTAAAVPWQYRQGLDNGATPARSQAALPDVAALTAAIAIVGSTALAKELADIFAAEQDEPELTPAEISRLLADVRAQLNSALAANRLAVMMLAASAEQAEQLAALLLSLYQDNPPDPEQLYRQLEQRRLLPQQPYLEGSAELADSVRTLAHTLQKQAQALINLRPPLVQKVVPTDSSLHLLAFRWYGDHSRQAELLRLNPGIMHPNFIARGTVLNAYAQ; from the coding sequence ATGAGTTGGCAAGATACCCTGCTTGATGCCAGTTACAAAGGCGTGGCCTTCGAGGCCACCGGCGACACCCTGCGCGGCGTGCACGCGCTGGCCGAACACAGCTACCCTTTTGTGGACGGCTCGGATATTGAGGACACGGGCTGCGAGGCGCTGGAATTTAACCTCACCGCCGTTTTGTATGGTGACGACTACGAGGCGCGGCTGCAACGCCTGCTCAAAGTGCTGCGCGAACACGGCAGCGGCGAGCTGGTGCACCCGATTTACGGCAGCGTGCCGGACACGGTGGTGGCCGATTTCGAGGTGCGGCACAGCGAGGACAGCCCGGATTATGCCGAAATCAATATCAGCTTCAAGCAGAGCGTGGCCGCCGCGCCGTTTTTCGGGCGCGAGCTGGCGCTGGCTTTGGCCGACGAGGCGGATTGGGTGGCCGACTTGGCCGCCTTCCAAGGTTTTGCCGTGCTGGAAAAGGCCTTGGGCAAAATCCGCACCCAGCAGCACCGCTGGAACAATTTTCACGCCGCTGTACTCAATGTAGTCGGGCGGCTGTACGGCCAAGTGAACGGGGTATTTTCAGGTAGCCTGAACCTGCTCAACAGCCCGCGCGTGCTGCTCACCGAGCTCAAAGGCGTGTTTGGCGCGCTGGCCGGGATGCACCGCACGGCGGAAAGCAGCCTGTCCGGCTGGCGCGATTTGGCCGGCGGTACCAAAACGGCCGCCGCCGTGCCGTGGCAATACCGGCAGGGCTTGGATAACGGCGCCACGCCCGCCCGCTCGCAGGCCGCCTTGCCGGATGTGGCCGCGCTCACGGCAGCGATTGCCATTGTGGGCAGCACCGCGCTGGCCAAAGAGCTGGCGGATATTTTCGCCGCCGAACAAGACGAGCCCGAACTCACGCCGGCGGAAATCAGCCGCCTGCTGGCCGATGTGCGCGCCCAGCTCAACAGCGCGTTGGCCGCCAACCGCTTGGCGGTGATGATGCTGGCTGCTTCTGCCGAGCAGGCCGAACAGTTGGCCGCCTTGCTGCTCTCGCTGTATCAGGACAACCCGCCCGACCCCGAGCAGCTCTACCGCCAGCTGGAACAGCGCCGCCTGTTGCCGCAGCAGCCCTATTTGGAGGGCAGCGCCGAATTGGCCGACAGCGTGCGCACGTTGGCGCATACCCTGCAAAAACAGGCACAAGCCTTGATTAACCTGCGCCCGCCCTTGGTGCAAAAGGTGGTACCGACCGACAGCAGCCTGCACTTGCTGGCTTTCCGCTGGTATGGCGACCACAGCCGCCAAGCCGAGCTGCTGCGCCTCAATCCCGGCATCATGCATCCCAACTTTATCGCCCGCGGAACCGTATTAAATGCCTACGCCCAATAA
- a CDS encoding phage baseplate assembly protein has translation MPTPNNTVSLLIAGKTHSQWTDYDIDSDLLTPADDFQVTLGRPVDAKPDAVQPGDTVEVRVGEDTVLSGRIDRVSTTTAKGQKTLTISGRDDAGILLDCSCPIFNAQDMDLKQIIDTIVKPLGISKIRIDAAQTARTNKVQIEPGSRAWDALAQYAEANGLWPWLEPDGTLVIGGPDYTAKPVADLIVRVSGQGNNVEQLQVERDFSQRFSEITVLGQSHSGKHNLRATVKDDTVKVHRPLIIVEADVDNQAAAERKAKKRLGDSKLDGLTITATVQGHRNDDGVLWQPGQRLQLLSEPDGLDGIYFLMARKFVGGRGKPTQTILTLKEDKAWIPEAKPPKNNKGQGGKGRRRGSRKHRSGGRKGRQARELQVI, from the coding sequence ATGCCTACGCCCAATAACACCGTAAGCCTGCTCATCGCAGGCAAAACCCACAGCCAGTGGACAGACTACGACATCGACAGCGACCTCCTTACCCCGGCCGATGATTTTCAGGTAACCCTCGGGCGGCCGGTGGACGCCAAACCGGATGCGGTGCAGCCGGGCGACACGGTGGAAGTGCGGGTGGGCGAGGATACCGTATTGAGCGGGCGCATCGACCGCGTGAGCACCACCACCGCCAAAGGTCAGAAAACGCTCACCATTTCCGGCCGCGACGATGCCGGCATCCTGTTGGATTGCTCCTGCCCGATTTTTAACGCGCAGGATATGGATTTAAAGCAGATTATCGACACCATCGTCAAACCCTTGGGCATCAGCAAAATCCGCATCGATGCGGCGCAAACCGCGCGCACCAACAAAGTGCAAATCGAGCCGGGCAGCCGCGCTTGGGATGCCTTGGCGCAGTATGCCGAGGCCAACGGGCTGTGGCCGTGGCTGGAGCCGGACGGCACGCTGGTGATCGGCGGGCCCGACTACACCGCCAAGCCGGTGGCCGATTTGATTGTGCGCGTATCCGGGCAGGGCAACAACGTGGAGCAGTTGCAGGTGGAGCGCGATTTTTCGCAGCGTTTCAGCGAGATTACCGTGCTGGGGCAGAGCCACAGCGGCAAGCACAACCTGCGCGCCACGGTTAAAGACGACACGGTCAAGGTGCACCGCCCGCTGATTATCGTGGAGGCGGATGTGGATAACCAAGCCGCCGCCGAGCGCAAGGCCAAGAAGCGGCTGGGCGACAGCAAATTGGACGGCCTCACCATCACCGCCACCGTGCAAGGCCACCGCAACGACGACGGCGTACTGTGGCAGCCAGGCCAGCGCCTGCAACTGTTGAGCGAGCCGGACGGGCTGGACGGTATCTATTTCCTGATGGCGCGCAAATTTGTGGGCGGGCGCGGCAAGCCTACGCAAACCATCCTCACCCTTAAAGAGGACAAGGCATGGATACCCGAGGCCAAACCGCCGAAAAACAACAAAGGCCAAGGCGGCAAAGGCCGCCGCAGGGGCAGCCGCAAACACCGCAGCGGCGGACGAAAAGGCCGTCAGGCACGGGAATTACAGGTTATTTAA
- a CDS encoding phage baseplate assembly protein V gives MDAKQVDGRIKRMLGGIRQAFRGKIARTDAAAGVQRAQIEGLDGETVQALEHAEQFGFTGHPPAGSDCIVVPLGGQTSHGIIVNTCNGAYLPAHAA, from the coding sequence ATGGACGCTAAACAAGTGGACGGCCGCATCAAGCGGATGCTGGGCGGTATCCGGCAGGCATTCAGGGGCAAAATCGCCCGCACCGATGCCGCCGCCGGCGTGCAACGCGCGCAGATTGAGGGGCTGGACGGCGAGACGGTGCAGGCGCTAGAACATGCCGAGCAGTTCGGCTTCACGGGGCACCCGCCCGCAGGCAGTGACTGCATCGTAGTGCCGCTGGGTGGCCAGACCAGCCACGGCATCATTGTTAATACCTGCAACGGTGCCTACCTGCCGGCGCACGCGGCGTGA
- a CDS encoding DUF4926 domain-containing protein has translation MDIYGQDKYEVEFVGENGETLALLALNGQTDFKQPGKLGKAS, from the coding sequence GTGGATATATACGGGCAAGATAAGTATGAGGTTGAGTTCGTAGGAGAGAACGGCGAAACCTTAGCACTGCTCGCCTTAAATGGGCAGACGGATTTTAAGCAGCCCGGCAAGCTGGGAAAGGCTAGCTGA
- a CDS encoding Rne/Rng family ribonuclease, which produces MKRMLFNATQAEELRVAIVDGQNLLDLDIETLGKEQRKGNIYKGIITRIEPSLEACFVDYGTDRHGFLPFKEVSRAYFQDYDGGRARIQDVLQEGMQVIVQVEKDERGNKGAALTTFISLAGRYLVLMPNNPRGGGISRRIEGEERQELKAAMSQLDVPHGMSLIARTAGIGRSVEELQWDFNYLLQLWRAIEEAGNAHQDPYLLFMESSLLIRAIRDHYRSDIGEILIDNREVFDQVQEFMSYVMPHNVGKLKYYDDHIPLFSRFQIEHQIESAFSRSVSLPSGGAIVIDHTEALVSVDVNSARSTRGADIEETAFQTNMEAAEEVARQMRLRDLGGLIVIDFIDMENPKHQRDVENTLRDALRKDRARVQMGKLSRFGLLELSRQRLRPSLGESSHVACPRCAGTGVIRGIESTALHVLRIIQEEAMKDNTEEVHAQVPVDVATFLLNEKRAELFGLEERLDVSILMIPNTHLENPHYNITRVRPDDVDDDAEPSYKQVEIPEEDDSQTLEIGRQAKPVKPEPAVKGIKHSSPAPVVQQPAEPGLLAGIGAWFAKLFGGGETKPAEAPAANNGRNGGNRGKAPQNRNRRNRSQQRGQNGNSRPPRQQNADDAETLDNRTPQQLAEKSAAEQQPNPRQRRRQRKDSDVQVASAENNKLQAASQAADIPERIADDAGSPAENQERGSERGDRERNNERGERNERRSGRDRRQDNGQRNGKGRGRQRNIPSAQKIIQYLDIPLQAELVKSAADVVLGLHTEAPATMPQPNEADINKPLVITIPEVADEADAPTFVFAEENTAEAAETVNQTAVASPVAETTREEAVVVETVAVEASSVETQAAPEAASADDSIAAAAQAVETATTAVAQPVPQQTAAEPAAADLGGLVLVQTDPAALSAVQPEPEQPKGLRRADVAPAAPTAVPEPQQLQQVETHRS; this is translated from the coding sequence ATGAAACGTATGTTATTTAACGCCACCCAGGCCGAAGAGCTGCGTGTGGCGATTGTAGACGGGCAAAACCTGCTCGATCTCGACATTGAAACGCTGGGCAAAGAACAGCGCAAAGGCAATATCTACAAAGGCATCATCACCCGCATCGAGCCCTCGCTCGAGGCTTGCTTCGTGGACTACGGCACCGACCGCCACGGCTTCCTCCCCTTCAAAGAAGTTTCCCGCGCCTACTTCCAAGACTACGACGGCGGCCGCGCCCGCATCCAAGACGTATTGCAAGAAGGTATGCAGGTCATCGTGCAGGTGGAAAAAGATGAACGCGGTAACAAAGGTGCCGCGCTCACCACCTTCATCAGCCTGGCCGGCCGCTATCTCGTGCTCATGCCGAACAATCCGCGCGGCGGCGGCATTTCCCGCCGTATCGAAGGCGAAGAGCGCCAAGAGCTTAAAGCCGCCATGAGCCAGCTCGACGTGCCGCACGGCATGAGCCTGATCGCCCGCACCGCCGGCATCGGCCGCAGTGTGGAAGAGCTGCAATGGGATTTCAACTATCTGTTGCAACTGTGGCGCGCCATCGAAGAAGCCGGCAACGCCCATCAAGACCCTTATCTCCTATTTATGGAGAGCTCCCTGCTCATCCGTGCCATCCGCGACCACTACCGCTCCGACATCGGCGAAATCCTCATCGACAACCGCGAAGTGTTCGACCAAGTGCAGGAGTTCATGAGCTATGTGATGCCGCACAACGTGGGCAAGCTCAAATACTACGACGACCACATCCCACTCTTCTCCCGCTTCCAAATCGAGCACCAAATCGAAAGCGCCTTCTCGCGCTCCGTGAGCCTGCCCTCCGGCGGCGCCATCGTAATCGACCACACCGAAGCCCTGGTTTCCGTAGACGTAAACTCCGCCCGCTCCACCCGCGGTGCCGACATCGAAGAAACCGCCTTCCAAACCAATATGGAAGCCGCCGAAGAAGTGGCCCGCCAAATGCGCCTGCGCGACTTGGGCGGCCTGATCGTGATCGACTTCATCGACATGGAAAACCCCAAGCATCAGCGCGATGTGGAAAACACCCTGCGCGACGCGCTGCGGAAAGACCGCGCCCGCGTGCAGATGGGCAAACTTTCCCGCTTCGGCCTGCTTGAGCTTTCCCGCCAGCGCCTGCGCCCCTCCCTGGGCGAAAGCAGCCACGTGGCCTGCCCGCGCTGCGCCGGCACCGGCGTGATCCGCGGCATCGAATCCACCGCCCTGCACGTGTTGCGCATCATCCAAGAAGAAGCGATGAAGGACAACACCGAAGAAGTGCACGCCCAAGTGCCGGTGGACGTGGCCACCTTCTTGCTCAACGAAAAACGCGCCGAGCTGTTCGGCCTGGAGGAGCGGCTGGACGTGTCCATCCTGATGATTCCCAACACCCATCTGGAAAATCCGCACTACAATATCACCCGCGTGCGCCCCGACGATGTGGACGACGATGCCGAACCCAGCTACAAACAAGTCGAAATCCCCGAAGAAGACGACAGCCAAACCTTGGAAATCGGCCGCCAAGCCAAACCGGTGAAACCTGAGCCCGCCGTAAAAGGCATCAAACACAGCAGCCCCGCCCCCGTGGTGCAGCAGCCTGCCGAGCCCGGCCTGCTGGCCGGTATCGGCGCCTGGTTTGCCAAACTGTTCGGCGGCGGCGAAACCAAACCTGCCGAAGCCCCTGCAGCCAATAACGGGCGCAACGGCGGCAATCGCGGCAAAGCCCCGCAAAACCGCAACCGCCGCAACCGCAGCCAGCAGCGCGGCCAAAACGGCAACAGCCGCCCGCCGCGCCAGCAAAATGCCGACGATGCCGAAACTTTGGACAACCGCACACCGCAACAGCTGGCAGAGAAATCCGCTGCCGAACAGCAGCCCAATCCGCGCCAACGCCGCCGCCAACGCAAAGACAGCGACGTTCAGGTAGCCTCGGCTGAAAACAATAAGCTGCAGGCCGCCAGCCAAGCGGCTGACATCCCCGAACGCATTGCTGACGACGCCGGCAGCCCTGCAGAAAACCAAGAGCGTGGCAGCGAACGCGGCGATCGCGAGCGCAACAATGAGCGCGGCGAACGCAACGAACGCCGCTCCGGCCGCGACCGCCGCCAAGACAACGGCCAGCGCAACGGCAAAGGCCGAGGTCGCCAGCGCAACATCCCCTCTGCACAGAAAATCATCCAATATCTGGATATTCCGCTGCAAGCCGAGCTGGTGAAATCTGCCGCCGACGTGGTCTTGGGTCTGCACACCGAAGCGCCCGCCACCATGCCGCAGCCCAATGAGGCCGACATCAACAAACCGCTGGTCATCACCATCCCCGAAGTGGCCGATGAAGCCGATGCACCCACCTTCGTGTTTGCCGAAGAAAACACCGCCGAAGCTGCTGAAACCGTAAACCAGACTGCTGTTGCAAGCCCGGTTGCGGAAACAACGCGGGAAGAAGCCGTTGTGGTGGAAACCGTGGCCGTAGAAGCCTCATCCGTCGAAACCCAAGCCGCTCCGGAAGCTGCATCTGCCGATGATTCCATTGCTGCCGCAGCCCAAGCCGTAGAAACGGCAACGACAGCCGTGGCGCAACCTGTTCCGCAACAAACCGCAGCCGAACCCGCGGCCGCCGACCTAGGTGGTCTGGTATTAGTGCAAACCGATCCCGCCGCGCTCTCCGCCGTTCAGCCCGAGCCTGAACAGCCCAAAGGCCTGCGCCGCGCCGATGTTGCCCCCGCCGCCCCGACTGCCGTGCCCGAGCCGCAGCAACTGCAGCAAGTGGAAACCCACCGCAGCTGA
- a CDS encoding RluA family pseudouridine synthase, which translates to MPAISKNSVNYLSVDEAAAGQRLDNFLIRLLKGVPKSHIHRIIRGGEVRVNKKRAAADSRLAAGDEVRIPPIRLAQKAEQAEAAVPPREFDIVFEDEHLLVVDKPSGVAVHGGSGVSFGVIEQLRRARPQARYLELVHRLDKDTSGLLVVAKKRSALVKLHEAWRNDKPKKVYLALGMGAWPQGVRQVKLPLFKYTGAAGEKMVRVSEEGQSAHTLFRVLESFGGAPLHAVGLSALSLMEATLRTGRTHQIRVHMQSQNCPIAGDERYGDYTANRRLKKLGLKRMFLHAHRLELEHPASGETLVLTAPLPEELRQMLEGLRQE; encoded by the coding sequence ATGCCAGCAATTAGCAAAAATTCAGTCAATTATTTGAGCGTAGACGAAGCGGCCGCCGGGCAGCGTTTGGATAACTTTCTCATCCGCCTGCTCAAAGGCGTGCCCAAGAGCCATATCCACCGCATCATCCGGGGCGGCGAAGTGCGCGTGAACAAAAAACGCGCCGCTGCCGACAGCCGTTTGGCCGCGGGCGACGAAGTGCGGATTCCGCCGATCCGGCTGGCGCAGAAAGCCGAGCAGGCCGAGGCTGCCGTGCCGCCGCGCGAATTTGACATTGTGTTTGAAGACGAGCACCTTTTGGTAGTGGACAAACCTTCCGGCGTGGCCGTGCACGGCGGTAGCGGCGTGAGCTTCGGCGTGATCGAACAGCTGCGCCGCGCCCGGCCGCAGGCGCGTTATTTGGAATTGGTACACCGGTTGGACAAAGATACCAGCGGATTATTGGTGGTGGCCAAAAAGCGCAGCGCATTGGTGAAACTGCACGAAGCCTGGCGCAACGATAAGCCGAAAAAAGTATATTTGGCGCTGGGCATGGGCGCGTGGCCGCAGGGCGTGCGGCAGGTGAAGCTGCCGCTGTTCAAATACACCGGCGCGGCAGGCGAGAAAATGGTGCGCGTGAGCGAAGAAGGGCAGAGCGCGCACACGCTGTTCCGCGTGCTGGAAAGCTTCGGCGGCGCGCCGCTGCACGCGGTGGGGCTTTCCGCCCTGAGCCTGATGGAAGCCACGCTGCGCACCGGCCGCACCCATCAAATCCGCGTGCACATGCAGTCGCAAAACTGCCCGATTGCCGGCGACGAACGCTACGGCGACTACACCGCCAACCGCCGCCTGAAAAAGCTCGGCCTCAAACGCATGTTCCTGCACGCCCACCGCTTGGAGCTCGAACACCCGGCAAGCGGCGAAACGCTGGTGCTCACCGCGCCGCTGCCGGAAGAGCTGCGTCAGATGCTGGAGGGCTTGCGGCAGGAGTAA
- a CDS encoding HAD-IA family hydrolase produces MKPYRVLIFDWDGTLADSTAQIVQGVQNSFCRFGWPPPAEADIRATIGLSLREALRRLCPQLDQQQTEAAIRAYQHEFHHRREQTVLFPDAGNTLQRLQQHYWLAVATGKGRRGLDAALDETDTRNFFLATRTVDECASKPQPEMVLSICDELGVHPAEALVIGDTTHDLHMAHNAQSPAIALTTGAHTPAQLQTAPHLAMLDGLTSLAAWLAE; encoded by the coding sequence ATGAAACCGTATCGCGTATTGATTTTCGACTGGGACGGCACCTTAGCCGATTCCACCGCCCAAATCGTGCAGGGCGTGCAAAACTCTTTTTGCCGCTTCGGCTGGCCGCCGCCCGCCGAGGCCGACATCCGCGCCACCATCGGCCTGAGCCTGCGCGAAGCCCTGCGCCGTCTGTGCCCGCAGCTGGACCAACAGCAAACCGAAGCCGCCATCCGCGCCTATCAGCACGAATTCCACCACCGCCGCGAGCAAACCGTTTTATTCCCCGACGCGGGCAATACCCTGCAGCGGCTGCAACAGCACTACTGGCTCGCCGTGGCCACCGGCAAAGGCCGGCGCGGGCTCGATGCCGCCCTGGATGAAACCGACACGCGCAACTTTTTCCTCGCCACCCGCACCGTCGACGAATGCGCTTCCAAGCCCCAGCCGGAAATGGTGCTCTCCATCTGCGACGAATTGGGCGTGCACCCGGCCGAAGCCCTGGTAATCGGCGACACCACCCACGATTTGCACATGGCGCACAACGCCCAAAGCCCAGCCATCGCACTCACCACCGGCGCCCACACCCCCGCCCAACTGCAAACTGCCCCGCACCTGGCCATGCTGGACGGCTTAACCAGCTTGGCGGCCTGGCTGGCAGAATAA
- a CDS encoding anaerobic C4-dicarboxylate transporter, whose product MSFFAQHAQFFIQFAVVLLCILAGAQVGGIGLGVFGGIGLAILSFGFGLEPTSPPIDVMLMIMAVVSAAAAMQAAGGLDYMIKIATRVLHKNPKYITFIAPMVTYTFTVLAGTGHVAYSVLPVIAEVSRKNGIRPERPLTMAVIASQFAIVASPIAAAVVACVSYLEPQHITMADVLKVSVPSTIIGIGIACVLVNRMGKELKDDPEYQRRLKDPAYSKLYDTETVAADAQVSGKAKISVGIFLFAAILVVLLGAMPSLRPVFNDKPMGMAHTIEIVMLSAAALIIVTCKPDGNAITQGSVFHAGMRAVIAVFGVAWLGDTLMHGHLDEVQQAVSGLVQSAPWAFAFALFVLSVLVNSQGATVATLFPVAISLGVPAPIIIGTFVAVNGYFFIPNYGPIIAAIDFDSTGTTKIGKFIFNHSFMLPGLLSMGFSLAFGLMFSKMFFG is encoded by the coding sequence ATGAGCTTCTTTGCTCAACATGCGCAGTTTTTTATTCAGTTTGCCGTGGTGCTGTTGTGCATCTTAGCCGGCGCCCAGGTGGGCGGTATCGGTTTGGGTGTGTTCGGCGGTATCGGTTTGGCAATATTGTCGTTCGGTTTCGGTTTGGAGCCCACCAGCCCGCCGATTGATGTGATGCTGATGATTATGGCAGTAGTGTCGGCAGCGGCTGCCATGCAGGCGGCCGGCGGTTTGGACTATATGATTAAAATCGCCACCCGCGTGCTGCACAAAAACCCGAAATACATCACCTTTATCGCGCCGATGGTTACCTATACCTTCACCGTTTTGGCCGGCACGGGGCATGTGGCCTATTCCGTGCTGCCGGTGATTGCGGAGGTGAGCCGCAAAAACGGCATCCGCCCGGAACGCCCGCTAACCATGGCGGTGATTGCTTCGCAGTTTGCCATTGTGGCCAGCCCGATTGCGGCGGCGGTGGTGGCTTGCGTGAGCTACCTCGAGCCGCAGCATATTACGATGGCAGATGTGCTCAAAGTGAGCGTGCCTTCCACCATCATCGGCATCGGTATTGCCTGCGTGCTGGTGAACCGGATGGGCAAAGAGCTGAAAGACGATCCGGAATATCAACGCCGCTTGAAAGACCCGGCCTACAGCAAGCTGTATGACACGGAAACCGTGGCTGCCGATGCACAAGTGAGCGGCAAGGCTAAGATTTCGGTGGGAATTTTCCTGTTTGCCGCTATTTTGGTGGTGCTGCTCGGCGCGATGCCTTCGCTGCGCCCGGTGTTTAACGATAAACCGATGGGTATGGCGCACACCATTGAAATTGTGATGCTTTCCGCTGCAGCACTGATTATTGTTACCTGCAAACCGGATGGCAATGCGATTACGCAGGGCTCGGTGTTCCATGCCGGTATGCGCGCCGTGATTGCTGTGTTTGGCGTGGCCTGGCTGGGCGATACGCTGATGCACGGGCATTTGGACGAAGTGCAGCAGGCGGTGTCCGGCCTGGTGCAGAGCGCGCCGTGGGCGTTTGCCTTTGCGCTGTTTGTGCTTTCCGTGTTGGTGAACAGCCAGGGCGCCACCGTGGCGACGCTGTTCCCAGTGGCCATTTCGCTGGGAGTACCCGCGCCGATTATCATCGGCACATTCGTGGCGGTGAACGGCTATTTCTTCATTCCGAACTACGGCCCGATTATTGCCGCCATCGATTTCGATAGCACGGGCACGACGAAAATCGGCAAGTTTATTTTCAACCACAGCTTTATGCTGCCCGGCTTGTTGAGTATGGGCTTCAGCTTGGCCTTCGGCCTGATGTTCTCCAAGATGTTCTTCGGCTGA
- a CDS encoding polyamine ABC transporter substrate-binding protein — protein sequence MKKLLLLAICAGLLAACGGQAQSEASSPKGDNANLLNLYNWADYVDPATLTAFTEKTGITIRSAYYDNNETLEAKMLSGSSGYDLVVPSISNVGRQIQAGAYQPIDKSQIPNYSNLDPHLLKLMEQVDPGNKYAVPYFWGINTLAINTQMVQKALDGKPMPENVWDLVFNPEYTAKLKSCGISYFDSPLEQYPLALNYLGKDPNSTKPEDLQAATDMMRAVRKDIRIFTASTYINDLAAGNLCVAVGYGGDLNIARNRAIEAGNGIDIQVLVPKNGLAVWIDSLMIPKDAHHPANALKYINYTLDPKVAAANGSFVTYAPASQPARALMPEAYRNNESIFPSEEAMANSFVILPKDPHTSRLMTQLYQRLMAIK from the coding sequence ATGAAGAAACTGCTCCTGCTCGCTATTTGCGCCGGCCTGCTCGCTGCCTGTGGCGGCCAAGCCCAAAGCGAGGCTTCCTCCCCCAAAGGCGATAACGCCAACCTGCTCAACCTCTACAACTGGGCGGATTATGTCGATCCTGCCACCCTCACCGCCTTCACCGAGAAAACCGGCATCACCATCCGCTCCGCCTACTACGACAACAACGAAACCCTCGAAGCCAAGATGCTCAGCGGCAGCAGCGGCTACGATTTGGTGGTGCCCTCCATTTCCAACGTAGGCCGCCAAATCCAAGCCGGCGCCTATCAGCCCATCGACAAAAGCCAAATTCCCAACTACAGCAATCTCGACCCGCACCTGCTCAAGCTGATGGAGCAGGTGGACCCCGGCAACAAATACGCCGTGCCCTATTTCTGGGGCATCAACACGCTGGCCATCAATACCCAAATGGTGCAAAAAGCCCTGGATGGTAAACCCATGCCCGAAAACGTGTGGGATTTGGTGTTCAATCCCGAATACACCGCCAAACTCAAATCCTGCGGCATTTCCTATTTCGACAGCCCGCTCGAGCAATACCCCCTGGCGCTCAACTATTTGGGCAAAGACCCCAACAGCACCAAGCCTGAAGACCTGCAAGCGGCCACCGATATGATGCGTGCCGTGCGCAAAGACATCCGCATCTTCACCGCCTCCACATACATCAACGACCTCGCCGCCGGCAACCTGTGCGTGGCCGTTGGCTACGGCGGCGATTTGAACATCGCCCGCAACCGGGCCATCGAAGCCGGCAACGGCATCGACATCCAAGTGCTCGTGCCCAAAAACGGCCTGGCGGTGTGGATCGACTCCCTGATGATTCCCAAAGATGCGCACCACCCCGCCAACGCCCTCAAATACATCAACTACACCCTCGATCCCAAAGTAGCCGCCGCCAACGGCAGTTTCGTTACCTATGCCCCCGCCAGCCAGCCGGCCCGCGCGCTGATGCCCGAGGCATACCGCAACAACGAATCCATCTTCCCCAGCGAAGAAGCCATGGCCAACAGCTTCGTCATCCTGCCCAAAGACCCACACACCAGCCGCCTGATGACCCAGCTCTATCAAAGGCTGATGGCGATTAAATAA
- a CDS encoding metal ABC transporter ATP-binding protein, whose protein sequence is MSIVFDNLTVSYRRHPAVHHICGEFAPGSMWAVFGPNGAGKSTLLKAIMGLLKTSTGSVQWQGLARRDIAYLPQQSDIDRSQPISVYELAAMGLWYEIGFFGSTKPEQRERVHAALERVGMADFARRSIGQLSNGQFQRVLFARMLVQDAKFLLLDEPFNAVDARTTYELLEVLRQCHQNEGRAVIAVLHDYEQVRAYFPHTFLIAREKIASGATADVLTEGYLKQAAEAMHRTEPREWCAA, encoded by the coding sequence ATGAGCATCGTGTTCGACAACCTCACCGTGAGCTACCGCCGCCACCCCGCCGTGCACCACATTTGCGGCGAATTCGCGCCCGGCAGCATGTGGGCGGTGTTCGGCCCCAACGGCGCGGGCAAATCCACCCTGCTCAAAGCCATCATGGGGCTGTTGAAAACCAGCACCGGCAGCGTGCAATGGCAAGGCCTCGCCCGCCGCGATATCGCCTATCTGCCCCAGCAGTCCGATATCGACCGCAGCCAGCCCATTTCCGTATATGAGCTGGCCGCCATGGGTTTGTGGTATGAAATCGGCTTTTTCGGCAGCACCAAACCCGAACAACGCGAACGGGTACACGCCGCGCTCGAGCGCGTTGGCATGGCCGATTTTGCCCGCCGGAGCATCGGCCAGCTTTCCAACGGCCAATTCCAGCGCGTGCTGTTTGCCCGCATGCTGGTGCAAGATGCCAAATTCTTGCTGCTGGACGAGCCCTTCAACGCCGTGGACGCGCGCACCACGTATGAATTGTTGGAAGTATTGCGCCAATGCCACCAAAACGAAGGCCGTGCCGTGATTGCCGTGTTGCACGATTATGAGCAGGTGCGCGCCTATTTTCCCCACACCTTCCTGATTGCCCGCGAAAAAATCGCCAGCGGCGCCACTGCCGACGTGCTCACCGAAGGCTACCTGAAACAGGCCGCCGAAGCCATGCACCGCACCGAACCGCGCGAATGGTGCGCCGCTTGA